ACAAACAGAAACATCAGATTCAGTGTGTCCGACGCAAGATCATACGCTACGGTAATGATCAATACGGAAAATACAAACAGCAACGATCCGAGTGATACGTATCTTGTTAAGACGATGGATAACAGAGCAATAAATCCTGAAATAAGCGCAGGAAAAAAGATCAACGTTGCCAAAACACCGATGGTCGTTGCAACTCCTTTACCGCCCCTGAAACCAAAAAATACCGGCCAGTTGTGTCCCAATATCGAAGCCAGACCTGCAAGTGAACCTGCCAATAACGGATCAATGCCGCCAGACATTAAAAATCCGATCCATACGGCTGCGACCCCTTTTCCTGCGTCAAGAAGGAGCACCACAATCGCTGGACCCTTGCCCAGTACACGCAGGGTGTTCGTTGCTCCTGCATTACCGCTCCCGTGATCACGAATGTCGAGTTTTTTCAACAATTGGCCTGCAAGATAGCTGAAACTGATGGATCCAAGCAAATAAGCCACCAGTACAGCTCCTGCAACCTGTAACATATCCATGAAATCCCTCCTTCGACAAAACCTTTAATCGTTTTTCTTTCTTGCTATGATGTGAATAGGCGTGCCGATAAATCCAAATGCCTCTCTCAGGCGATTTTCAAGATAACGCCTGTAGGAAAAGTGAAGCAACTCTGGATCATTTACAAATAACACGAAGGTAGGAGGCTGTACAGACACCTGCGTGGCATAGTTAATGCGTAAACGTTCCCCCCCATGATCCGTCGGGGTCGGATTCATTGTGACAGCATCAACAATGACATCGTTCAATACGTGGGTCTGCACACGCATGTTGTGAGATTCGCTGACTTCGTTAACGACCGGCAGTAATGTCTGCATCCTTCTTTTTGTTAAAGCGGAAACATAGACAATCGGTGCATAATCCAAAAATACAAATTCATGACGAATTTTTTCTTCAAATTTTTGCATGGTTTTATCATCTTTTTCAACGGCATCCCATTTATTCACAACGATCACAATCGCACGTCCTGCTTCATGAGCGTATCCGGCAATTTTTTTATCCTGTTCTATAATTCCTTCTTCCCCATCCAATACAACAAGAACCACATCTGATCGTTCAATGGCTTTCAAGGCGCGGAGAACACTGTATTTTTCAGTCGTTTCATATACTTTTCCTCGTTTTCTCATACCGGCAGTATCTATGACAACATAGTCTTTTCCGTCTTTTGTAAACGAGGTGTCAATTGCGTCTCTCGTTGTTCCTGCAATGTCGCTGACGATGACCCGCTCTTCACCGAGAATGGCGTTCACCATCGATGATTTGCCTACGTTTGGGCGACCGATCAGACTCATTCGAACGGTGTCAGGGTGATAATCATCCCCCTGATTCTGAGGGAAAGAGGCAGCTGCAGTGTCAAGCAGATCGCCAAGACCAAGACCGTGTGTGCCGGATACAGGATGAGGATCTCCGACACCCAAACTGTAAAATTCATAAAGACGCTCGAACATCGAGGGGTCATCAATTTTATTCACGGCCAGGACGATCGGTTTTTTGGACCTGTGAAGGATCTGAGCAACTTCCTCGTCGGCTGCCGTCATTCCATCACGGCCATTGACTACAAAACAAATCACGTCCGCTTCATCAATCGCTAATTCTGCCTGGTACCTCATTTGTTCAAGTAATGGTTCATCACTGATTTCAATCCCACCTGTATCAATGATAAAAAATTCATGTGTTAACCATTCTGCTGAGCTGTATATCCGGTCTCTGGTTACTCCGGGCTTATCTTCCACGATTGAAATTCTTTCTCCAACTACACGATTAAATAATGTCGACTTCCCGACATTTGGTCTACCTACAATTGCTAAAACTGGTTTAACCAATTTACCTTCACCGCTTTCATTCATTTTTCCACGTTTTCATTATACGTTTTGTCAGTCAAGATTGAAACCTTAAGTTCGGAGTGGCCTATTTAAATGAATGCTCATTGCCATATCATCTCTTGCCCCAATATCAATCCCAGACAAAAAAATAATTCCCCGAGTCGAGGAATTACGAAGGACAGTTATACAAAACCTCTGCCTGCAAACCTTTTTGTATCGATTGAACGCTCCGTTAACCAATGATGGGTTTCCCCACTAATCACAAGCGGAACCGATTGAAGATCGTGCACGGATTGGGCGCCAAGTGCTGTCATAATGGTTTTCAACTCAATCATCAGCTGGTCCATATGCTGAATGGTCTTATCGAGTCCATCCGTCCTCAGCCATTTTAACACCTGACCTGCCATACCTGCAGCATTGGCACCAAGGGCAACGGACTTGGCGACGTCCATTGAAGTCTGAATGCCTCCGGTTGAAAGAACCGGCAGTTTGCCTGCCACTGACGATGATTCAACAATAGCAGCCGCAGTCGGGATTCCCCAGTTCTCAAAAAAATCATAAGGGGTGTCGCGTCTCTGATTTTCGATCCAGGAAAAATTGGTCCCTCCGCGTCCACCGACGTCAATAGCTGCGACACCGGCCTTACTGAGCATTTTAGCCGCTTCGAGACTGATGCCAAAGCCGACCTCCTTGACAATTACCGGAACATTCAACTCCTCGGCGATCATGCTGATCCGCTCGAGCGCACCACGAAATGCTCTGTCGCCCTCAGGCATAACAAGTTCCTGAATCACATTCAAATGAATCTGAATCGCATCTGCCTCAAGCAGGTCGACACAGAATTTCGCCTGGTCCACAGTTGCCTCACTGCCAACATTCGCAAATACAAGACCTCGAGGATGGTATTGACGAACTACCTTGTATGACTGCTGTTCTTTCCGATCACGTATTGCCGCCATCTGTGAACCAACAGCCATGGGGATGTTGAACACATTAGCCACTTGTGCGAGTTGACGATTGATTTTTTCTGTTTCTTTACCGCCGCCCCCGGTCATCGCATTGATGAAAATCGGCGAACTAAAATTTAGTTCGCCGATCGATGATTCCAATGATATATCATCCACATTCAACCCTGGCAGGGCGTTGTGAACAAATGCAATGTCATCCATACTCGATAGCCGGGGTGATTCCATACTGAGTGCATGTTCAATATGATCAATCTTGCGCTTTGAACGACTCACATTAACCACCTGCAGTTTTCATTTTTTATTCATCATTTTTATTGTAGTCTTTTAACTGATCACCAATGACATCACCAAGATTAAATCCTGACTGTTCTTCGTCTTTGGCAAATTCCTGCTTTTGGGCAGATGCTTCTTTTTCCTGTGTTTCTTCTTCGAGCGCACGGATACTGAGTGAAATCCGTTTGTCATCAAGGTTGATATCCAGAATTTTTGCAGAAACTTCTTCTCCCTCTTTCAGCACTTCACCAGGAGTACCGATATGACGGTTGGCGATTTGAGAAATGTGAACGAGTCCTTCAACACCTTTGGCAACTTCTACGAACGCTCCAAAAGATACGAGACGCTTCACTTTTCCGGTAACAACATCACCAACGGAAAACTGCTCTTCAACGCCTTCCCAAGGTCCAGGCATCGTTTCTTTAATCGATAGGGAAATACGCTCATTATCAGGATCTACAGACAGAACCTTTACTTTCACTTCATCACCTTCTGAGACAACCTCTGAAGGGGTTTCAATATGCTCATGGGACAATTGGGAAATGTGAACCAATCCATCCACTCCGCCAATATCAACGAATACACCGAAACTTGTAATTCGCTGTACCGTTCCTGAAACGACTTCACCTGCAGAAATAGAGTGAAGTGTTTCCTTCTTTTGATTCAATGCTTCTTCATCAAGAACGGCTCTTTGGGAAAGGATCAGCTTGTTACGCTCACGATCAAGCTCAACCACTTTCAGACGGAGAGTCTTCCCTTTGTATTCAGAAAAGTCTTCCACATAAAAACGTTCAACTAACGAGGCCGGTATAAATCCTCTGACGCCGACATCTACGACGAGACCGCCTTTCACAACATCAGCAACTTCAGCCTCAAAAACTTCACCACTTTCCAGTTTTTCAGCCATATTTTCCCATGTTTTTTCGGCAGCTACTGCTCGGCGGGACAGAACGAGCTCATCTTCAGTTAATTTAATAACCTTAAACTCATATTCTTCTCCCTCATTGATTACATCTCCGGCTTTTTCGACATGGAGACTTGCCAACTCACTGATTGGAACAACACCATCCATTTTGTATCCAACGTTTACGTAGGCCTGTTTATCTTCCACTTTTGAAACAGTACCCTTTGTCACGTCTCCTACAGATAAAGAATTAAAGTCTGCCATTTCGTTGTTCATTTCTTCTACCATTGACGATAACCTCCCTGAATCCTGTCCATTTACTAGGTATTCTTAGTATAGTCTATCATTATCTTTCACAAAAGTGAAAGGAACTTCCTGTGATTTTTAATTCATTTTCTTATGATGGTCATCAAGCAGATGCTGAATACCTTGCATAATTGCTTTCGTTGCAGTCTCTGGAGACGCTTTTTCTTCTTTCAGCTGATCGATATTCAATGGCTCTCCATAAACGATATGGACCGTCTTAAACAGTCTGTAGGGGCCTATGACCGCACAAGGTACGATCGCTGCATTCGAGCGTAGTGCAAAAAAACCGACACCTGCAAGCCCTTCCTTCAACTGTCCACTCTTACTTCTTGTCCCTTCAGGGAACACACCGACTATTTCCCCTTCTTTTAACAGCTTTAAACCCGTCCTCATGGCTTTTCTGTCACTTTGTCCGCGGTTAATCGGAAATGCACCCAGCTTCGGAATCAGGTGTTTCAGAATCGGTGCTTCAAAAAGCTCTGCTTTCGCCATAAAGCGTATTTCACGTTTAATAAAAGAACCGACAAGAGGTGGATCAAGATAATGAATATGATTGCTGCATAAAAGAACACCCTTGTCTTTCGGGATGTTGTCTTTCCCATGAACTTTCACACGATAAAATAATCTGAAAAAATTCCTTGCCAGAAATTGACCGAGATGAAACATCCGCTTATTCAAGCTGATCATCCCCTTTGTTCTTCAGACTGATGATTGATGATACCACTTCCTCAACAGACATGTCCGTGGAATCAAGAAGAATCGCATCCTCAGCCTGCCTTAACGGGGTTACGTCCCGTTCAGTATCAAGTCGGTCACGGGTTTCAATATCCTGTTTTAACTGATCAAAGTCCGTGGAGATTCCTTTTTTGATCTGTTCATCGTAACGCCGTCGGGCACGTTCTTCAACTGGTGCGGTTAAATACACTTTCAGTTTCGCATCAGGCAAAACGGCAGTTCCGATGTCTCGACCGTCCATAACGGTACCACCTGAAGCTGCCAAAGCTTGCTGTCGTTTGACCAAATCTTCCCGGATTTTACGGTGAGCTGCTACGTACGAGACACGCTCTGTCACCTCCGGAGCGCGGATTTGCTCCGAACGATCTGCACCATCGCAATAAACTCTTGATTCGAGTCCATCCTGGACAAGGCCGATTTCCGTTTCTTTCAATAACTCCGCCAACGCGGATTCATCATCGACATCGACACGCTGTTTGAGTGCTTTCCATGTAACGACTCTGTACATCGCCCCGGTATCAATATAAGTAAAGCCAAGTTGTTCTGCCACCATTCGGGCAACGGTGCTCTTCCCCGCACCCGCAGGTCCGTCAATTGCAATATTGATTTTATTCATGATCATCCCTCACTGCCATATCTTGTTAACCTTTTTAGAACGAATGATGAATCTTCATTATTTTATCACATTCATTCCTGCATCGTCTTGTGTTATTTCACTTCTTAACGCATTCTTTCTTTTCTGTTTCGTTCAAGCTGCTTCTCGAAAGCGTACCGAATGACTTTTTGTCTGTCATGCTCATTAATATCGGAGAATTTACATGAACATTTTATCGGCGTTTTACCGTCAATAATCCGAATCACTTCTGCTGTGGCCTGTACATATTCAATGCCGCCGACTCTGAACGGAATTGAGATCCATAAATCAAGCTCATCTTTCTCTTTCAGTTTATGGTTCCCTTGAAGCACCAGTGCTGCTCCACCTCCGCTTATATCGAGTGTTACCGTTGTAAAAGGAGACAGTCCTTCCCGTTTTGGGTGTACTGCCACATCGACCGCGGTGTCGACACGTACATATTCTCGTCTTTGAATACGCAAATATTCATCTTTTCCCGGATCCTTCAGAACAAGCATCGGGATTCCTCTGTCCACTTTCCCTAACACCTGTGTTTCGAATGAATAGACTGCCTGATCCTTTCCGGCGAACCATACCCTGAACTCGGTACCCTCCATAAAATAACTTGGTTTTTTATTCTCTTCATTCACTGGAAAATCAATATAGACAAACGTTTTTTCGTAATCGAGCACTTTACTTTTAAAACGCTGTTTCTGTTCTCCGTCAGGCACTTTCAACTCAAGGTGAATGGTCTGTCCGACTTTAATCATTACATCACCACCTTTGCACGGCATAAAAACATGTATCCGGTCAAATTATACCATGAAATTCCTTATACTACCGCCATATATCATTATCTTTTTATGTAGGGCAGATCTGAAAATCCGCCTTTTTTGAAAAAAAGGTGTGAGCGTTGACTCACACCTGCTTCTTACCCTTCTTCAGTCACATCAATGTCAAATTTGGTTTCATTTCCGCATACGCAGCGTTTGAAACCTGTGTCGAGACCTCCTTCTTCATTGGGGCGGCCTCTGAGAATATATTTCTCACCACATTCCTGACATCTGATAATCACTTTAAAACGTTGCTTTGTTTCTGGCATTTCATTCACTCCTTCAATCAATAACGGGTCATTCTGTTACTAATTGTGTCTGTGACTACTACTATACAATGAATCGGAGGTATCCTTCAAATAATCAGAAAGACTGTCTTGGTTTGCCTGCTTGATTTTCTGCAGGGCAATTGCCCATAAAGCGACCATAAGCGGTACCATAGCCGTCAGCACCACGGTCTGATTCGAGAGGGTAACATGATAAAGTCCATGAAAGAGTACCGGAATCAGGAGGGCGAGTGACAATAAAGACTTTCTTTTGTTTGGAGAGAATTTTGCCATTCCAAAATAATACCCCATGAGCACACCGACAAGTGCATGAACCGTCACTGGAAACAGCGCTCGGTAAATGGCAATTTCAATGCCATAAAAACTCAGGTAAAAGAGGTTTTCCAAAGAGGCAAAACCCAATGATACAGACGATGCATATACGATTCCGTCATACCTCGAATTAAATTCCACGTGATGAAAGATAAAGAGCATGACCGTAAACCATTTAAAAAATTCTTCGACAAGCGCCACTTGTATAAAACTTTGCATCAGAACCCCGGAAAAATAGAGCTCTTGAGACATTCCAAATTGGAGGAAGGATACCGGGAAGACCAGTAACATGCCAAAGAAGAAGCCTTTTGCCACGAGTGTAACCGGCTCTGGGTCAAGCTCATCTTTCAAATACAAAAACATAAGTAAAGCAAGTGCAGGTGCAAATGAGGCAATCAGAACCGTGAGCATGACTCAATCACCTTTATACAGTGAGTGAAGGGGTGACCCGGAGCGCAAAGCGCAAATAAGCCTGATTCTTGCTTTCTTTGCATCGTAATCTCCGCCTAGGAGTGCACCTTCCGCAAAAAGATGATACGCGCTACCCTGATAATCATAAACCGGATAGACCGCCCCTTCCTCTGAAGAGGTCGTAATCACCACGGGAATCTGATTTGACAGTGCCTCCTTGATTCCATCAACGAGGGCCGGATCCACCTGCCCGCGACCATACCCTTCCACAATCAGTCCGTCAACCTCATTATTATTGCAAGCATCAATCAATAATGTCGATGACTGCATGGCGGATTTGATTAACTCAACCTGTACCTGTTTCTCGGAAACCTGGAATGTCTCATGTCTGACAGGCTTTTGAAACACCTGAACCTGATCATGATCAATGATACCGAGATAACCGAAACCAAAAGCATTGAACCCCTGTATATTCGAAGCATGCTCTTTCTTCACATATCGAGCAGCGAAAATCCGCTCATTAAATACGACCGTGACGCCCGTTTCATGCATATCTGCCGAAGCTGCAGCATGAATCGCATGCCGTAAATTGATAAATGCATCGCTTCCGAGATCGTCAGGCGAGCGCTGAGAGCCAGTTAATACAACCGGGCGGGATTCTTCTGTTGTGATATCAAGATAGTAGGCGGATTCCTCTAACGTATCCGTACCGTGAGTAATGACGAATCCACTGATTTTGCTTTCAGATTCTTCAATTATTGTACGGATATCATCAAGGTCGTGAAACGTAATATGAGAACTCGGTTTTTGTAAAACAGAGCGTATCGTCACTTTGATTGTTGAAGGTAATCCGATTTTCTCTGCAAGCTCTTCCCCTGAATAGGCACCTGCCTCAAGGCGACCGGATTCATTTTCTTTACTGGCAATGGTTCCTCCAGTTGAAATCACCAATACTTCTTTCATGTTTTGTCCCCTCCAGCCTGAATCAGTCATGAAACTGCGCACCAAGATGAGATGCAATCAAACCTCCATGATGACGGCCATTTTCGATAAAGATTTCGTTCGCATTATTTCCAGCCGCAATCACGCCTGCTATATAAATTCCATCAACATTCGTCTCCATGGATTCACTGTTGAATACAGGTCTCCCCGTCTCCATGTCGACTTCAACACCCATCGATCGGATAAAGGAGTGATCAGGATGATAACCGGTCATGGCAAACACGAAATCCGCTCTGTCATTCCGTTTTGTACCCGTAACATCAGATACGGAAATCGTATCTTCTCCAATTTCATGAATCTCCGTCTCAAAGTGCATCATAATCTTCCCCTGCTTGACGAGCGATTCGAAGTCAGGCAATATCCACGGCTTGATGCTTGATGAATAATTGTCGTACCTGCAGTATACGCTGACTTCCGCTCCTGCTTTCTCTAATTCAAGGGCGGCATCGATGGCAGAATTTTTCCCTCCAATAACCGCAACCTTTTGATTATAAAACGGATGAGCTTCATGAAAATAATGAAAGACATGTTTCTGATCTTCACCTGGAATATGCATATAATTCGGTGAATCATAATAACCGGTTGCAACGATAACCGCATGAGCGTCACGTTCCATTGTTAGTCCGTTCTGTTTAACAGAAGTAACCTTGAAATCATGAATACCGAGTCGGTCGATTTTGGTGACTTCTTCGTATGCTTCAATCGTCAGTCCGTATTCTTCGACGACTTTTCGGTAATAGACCAGCGCTTCATTTCGTTTCGGTTTTCGCTCCGTGCTGTAAAACGGAATATCCCCGATAGCAAGCTTTTCACTTGTACTGAAAAACTGCTGGTGCGTCGGGTATCTGTAAAGCGCATGAACGATATTGCCACGTTCGATGACAGTAACATCAAATCCGGCTTTTTCACATTCAATCGCAGCAGACAGCCCGCATGGACCTGCTCCGATAATAATCACTTTTCTTTTAGACATCGTGCTTCACCTCAGTATGCGATTGATTCCGATTGTTCCCCATTAACCGGAAAGAACCCTCCCTGTAAAATGGAGAGTTCTTTCTTATCATACTGTGTTTTATTGTTTAAATCCAGCCTCGGAATCGACTTGCTTCCGCCATTTTCCTGACACCTACCATGTATGCTGCGAGTCTCATGTCAACGTTTCGCAGGCTCGCCACCTTATAAACGTTT
This genomic window from [Bacillus] selenitireducens MLS10 contains:
- the plsY gene encoding glycerol-3-phosphate 1-O-acyltransferase PlsY, giving the protein MDMLQVAGAVLVAYLLGSISFSYLAGQLLKKLDIRDHGSGNAGATNTLRVLGKGPAIVVLLLDAGKGVAAVWIGFLMSGGIDPLLAGSLAGLASILGHNWPVFFGFRGGKGVATTIGVLATLIFFPALISGFIALLSIVLTRYVSLGSLLFVFSVLIITVAYDLASDTLNLMFLFVLALIAFLSFWRHRTNIERLTGGTESRLGQKVNVQ
- the der gene encoding ribosome biogenesis GTPase Der yields the protein MVKPVLAIVGRPNVGKSTLFNRVVGERISIVEDKPGVTRDRIYSSAEWLTHEFFIIDTGGIEISDEPLLEQMRYQAELAIDEADVICFVVNGRDGMTAADEEVAQILHRSKKPIVLAVNKIDDPSMFERLYEFYSLGVGDPHPVSGTHGLGLGDLLDTAAASFPQNQGDDYHPDTVRMSLIGRPNVGKSSMVNAILGEERVIVSDIAGTTRDAIDTSFTKDGKDYVVIDTAGMRKRGKVYETTEKYSVLRALKAIERSDVVLVVLDGEEGIIEQDKKIAGYAHEAGRAIVIVVNKWDAVEKDDKTMQKFEEKIRHEFVFLDYAPIVYVSALTKRRMQTLLPVVNEVSESHNMRVQTHVLNDVIVDAVTMNPTPTDHGGERLRINYATQVSVQPPTFVLFVNDPELLHFSYRRYLENRLREAFGFIGTPIHIIARKKND
- the fni gene encoding type 2 isopentenyl-diphosphate Delta-isomerase, translated to MSRSKRKIDHIEHALSMESPRLSSMDDIAFVHNALPGLNVDDISLESSIGELNFSSPIFINAMTGGGGKETEKINRQLAQVANVFNIPMAVGSQMAAIRDRKEQQSYKVVRQYHPRGLVFANVGSEATVDQAKFCVDLLEADAIQIHLNVIQELVMPEGDRAFRGALERISMIAEELNVPVIVKEVGFGISLEAAKMLSKAGVAAIDVGGRGGTNFSWIENQRRDTPYDFFENWGIPTAAAIVESSSVAGKLPVLSTGGIQTSMDVAKSVALGANAAGMAGQVLKWLRTDGLDKTIQHMDQLMIELKTIMTALGAQSVHDLQSVPLVISGETHHWLTERSIDTKRFAGRGFV
- the rpsA gene encoding 30S ribosomal protein S1, with the protein product MVEEMNNEMADFNSLSVGDVTKGTVSKVEDKQAYVNVGYKMDGVVPISELASLHVEKAGDVINEGEEYEFKVIKLTEDELVLSRRAVAAEKTWENMAEKLESGEVFEAEVADVVKGGLVVDVGVRGFIPASLVERFYVEDFSEYKGKTLRLKVVELDRERNKLILSQRAVLDEEALNQKKETLHSISAGEVVSGTVQRITSFGVFVDIGGVDGLVHISQLSHEHIETPSEVVSEGDEVKVKVLSVDPDNERISLSIKETMPGPWEGVEEQFSVGDVVTGKVKRLVSFGAFVEVAKGVEGLVHISQIANRHIGTPGEVLKEGEEVSAKILDINLDDKRISLSIRALEEETQEKEASAQKQEFAKDEEQSGFNLGDVIGDQLKDYNKNDE
- a CDS encoding lysophospholipid acyltransferase family protein codes for the protein MFHLGQFLARNFFRLFYRVKVHGKDNIPKDKGVLLCSNHIHYLDPPLVGSFIKREIRFMAKAELFEAPILKHLIPKLGAFPINRGQSDRKAMRTGLKLLKEGEIVGVFPEGTRSKSGQLKEGLAGVGFFALRSNAAIVPCAVIGPYRLFKTVHIVYGEPLNIDQLKEEKASPETATKAIMQGIQHLLDDHHKKMN
- the cmk gene encoding (d)CMP kinase, whose amino-acid sequence is MNKINIAIDGPAGAGKSTVARMVAEQLGFTYIDTGAMYRVVTWKALKQRVDVDDESALAELLKETEIGLVQDGLESRVYCDGADRSEQIRAPEVTERVSYVAAHRKIREDLVKRQQALAASGGTVMDGRDIGTAVLPDAKLKVYLTAPVEERARRRYDEQIKKGISTDFDQLKQDIETRDRLDTERDVTPLRQAEDAILLDSTDMSVEEVVSSIISLKNKGDDQLE
- a CDS encoding flagellar brake protein; amino-acid sequence: MIKVGQTIHLELKVPDGEQKQRFKSKVLDYEKTFVYIDFPVNEENKKPSYFMEGTEFRVWFAGKDQAVYSFETQVLGKVDRGIPMLVLKDPGKDEYLRIQRREYVRVDTAVDVAVHPKREGLSPFTTVTLDISGGGAALVLQGNHKLKEKDELDLWISIPFRVGGIEYVQATAEVIRIIDGKTPIKCSCKFSDINEHDRQKVIRYAFEKQLERNRKERMR
- the prsW gene encoding glutamic-type intramembrane protease PrsW, which translates into the protein MLTVLIASFAPALALLMFLYLKDELDPEPVTLVAKGFFFGMLLVFPVSFLQFGMSQELYFSGVLMQSFIQVALVEEFFKWFTVMLFIFHHVEFNSRYDGIVYASSVSLGFASLENLFYLSFYGIEIAIYRALFPVTVHALVGVLMGYYFGMAKFSPNKRKSLLSLALLIPVLFHGLYHVTLSNQTVVLTAMVPLMVALWAIALQKIKQANQDSLSDYLKDTSDSLYSSSHRHN
- a CDS encoding asparaginase — encoded protein: MKEVLVISTGGTIASKENESGRLEAGAYSGEELAEKIGLPSTIKVTIRSVLQKPSSHITFHDLDDIRTIIEESESKISGFVITHGTDTLEESAYYLDITTEESRPVVLTGSQRSPDDLGSDAFINLRHAIHAAASADMHETGVTVVFNERIFAARYVKKEHASNIQGFNAFGFGYLGIIDHDQVQVFQKPVRHETFQVSEKQVQVELIKSAMQSSTLLIDACNNNEVDGLIVEGYGRGQVDPALVDGIKEALSNQIPVVITTSSEEGAVYPVYDYQGSAYHLFAEGALLGGDYDAKKARIRLICALRSGSPLHSLYKGD
- a CDS encoding YpdA family putative bacillithiol disulfide reductase — encoded protein: MSKRKVIIIGAGPCGLSAAIECEKAGFDVTVIERGNIVHALYRYPTHQQFFSTSEKLAIGDIPFYSTERKPKRNEALVYYRKVVEEYGLTIEAYEEVTKIDRLGIHDFKVTSVKQNGLTMERDAHAVIVATGYYDSPNYMHIPGEDQKHVFHYFHEAHPFYNQKVAVIGGKNSAIDAALELEKAGAEVSVYCRYDNYSSSIKPWILPDFESLVKQGKIMMHFETEIHEIGEDTISVSDVTGTKRNDRADFVFAMTGYHPDHSFIRSMGVEVDMETGRPVFNSESMETNVDGIYIAGVIAAGNNANEIFIENGRHHGGLIASHLGAQFHD